The proteins below are encoded in one region of Bacteriovorax sp. Seq25_V:
- a CDS encoding aminotransferase class I/II-fold pyridoxal phosphate-dependent enzyme: protein MLARRKMYFSFGDIFKLCKFLIKGQDEIIVSRLEKKLSAYFGNRDVITTSSGREAILLGLKSLGLSDGDEIIVPALTLGELIPLLKKQGYKIVLADICPKSLNVTVDSLKNKVSDQTKCIMVTHLFGVPAEIDEIIKFSNEKGIPVLEDCAHTMFASYDDQPLGAWGDAAILSFEGNKPLPAYGGGALILKSQAKAQEIRDSIESLQTLKLPISKKLFMTIIEEVFLMSPFFKPVASILFSEKFQATFEKHYRGMNDKVRPKSRFTSFQAEIALENYEVFSKKQIANIEKKLSFEKMIDANIARVQSVPTKGKPSFYNSTIIVKETGGPKRLKNILFKNGYDSGFGSEVIDCCDKYFDGEFNSPNAKWVEEQILLLPIHERAENRDILRISKVVNNAN from the coding sequence ATGTTAGCGCGTAGGAAAATGTATTTCTCCTTCGGTGATATTTTTAAACTTTGTAAGTTTCTTATTAAGGGGCAGGACGAAATTATTGTCTCAAGACTTGAAAAGAAACTTAGTGCTTATTTCGGAAATCGAGATGTTATTACAACATCAAGTGGAAGAGAAGCAATTCTTCTTGGTCTTAAGTCCCTGGGACTCAGTGATGGGGATGAAATAATTGTTCCAGCTTTAACACTTGGAGAATTGATACCGTTACTTAAAAAACAAGGCTATAAAATAGTTCTTGCTGATATTTGTCCCAAGTCTCTAAATGTTACAGTAGATTCTCTGAAGAATAAGGTAAGTGACCAGACGAAATGTATTATGGTTACGCATTTGTTCGGTGTTCCTGCTGAGATTGACGAAATTATTAAGTTTTCTAATGAAAAAGGAATTCCTGTTTTAGAAGACTGTGCACATACTATGTTTGCCTCTTATGATGATCAACCTCTCGGAGCATGGGGAGATGCTGCCATTTTGAGCTTTGAAGGGAATAAACCTCTTCCGGCTTATGGAGGAGGAGCACTTATTTTAAAGAGTCAGGCTAAAGCACAAGAAATACGAGACTCTATAGAGAGTTTGCAAACGTTAAAACTTCCAATCAGTAAGAAGCTCTTTATGACAATAATTGAAGAGGTCTTTCTAATGAGTCCATTTTTTAAACCTGTTGCTTCTATTCTATTTTCGGAAAAATTCCAAGCGACATTTGAAAAACACTATCGTGGGATGAATGATAAAGTTCGCCCAAAGAGTAGATTCACAAGTTTTCAGGCAGAGATAGCATTAGAAAACTATGAGGTCTTTAGTAAAAAACAGATCGCGAATATTGAAAAAAAGCTATCATTCGAGAAAATGATAGATGCAAATATTGCAAGAGTACAATCTGTCCCAACCAAGGGAAAGCCGAGTTTTTATAATTCAACAATTATAGTAAAAGAAACAGGTGGACCTAAAAGATTAAAGAATATTTTATTCAAAAATGGTTATGATTCTGGTTTTGGATCTGAGGTCATCGATTGTTGTGACAAGTATTTTGATGGGGAGTTTAATAGCCCGAATGCCAAGTGGGTTGAAGAGCAGATACTTTTATTACCAATACATGAGCGAGCAGAGAATAGGGACATTTTGAGAATTTCTAAAGTAGTAAATAATGCTAATTAA
- a CDS encoding carbamoyltransferase N-terminal domain-containing protein: MIILGICFGYHDASVSLIKNGQVIFCSEEDRFTYLKHDSNFPLHTLTYLLERFNIRPDQIDHVVFGENPYQKFISRFDTFFKHDLFNISQFISLSKKWLGSNLWSIKRIAEFLNISIDKISYIDHHLAHHYSAYYQSNFDNAYSLVLDSIGQDQSLSLYKNDVLVKSISFENSICYLYSLVTNWLGFSPNSSECTTMALSSFGKQLKNNPFSKIVTFKDGDILIDSSVINLKSLNAKAHIKQLEKFLGVSRNSSQKINLSCFNTSNEHFTYADYALAIQEVFEEMIISFINFHCQDDNISNLCISGGGAQNCKLIRKIRENSKFKNIFIPQAPGDAGLALGAALSKSGKIGNDSALNFYLGSYVEIDEVKDVLSSLDSKDISNYSSENNQYSSLEILELTESERAVFLAEQVNNDKIVALVNGQAEFGPRALGARSIICRSDSIELAKKISTQIKKRAPYRPYAISLTEDKAREILVDKNFDSTFYGMQTDALVKSEYHSLVCGAIHIDKTTRPQLTKKGFYHDLISQTKNQIVLNTSLNESGYPLCKSSKEALLLFLKTPIDIILLDNLIVIKK; the protein is encoded by the coding sequence ATGATTATTTTAGGAATTTGCTTTGGATATCATGATGCATCTGTATCTTTAATTAAGAATGGGCAGGTTATTTTTTGTAGTGAGGAAGATAGATTTACATACCTTAAGCATGATTCAAATTTTCCGCTACATACATTAACATATCTACTTGAGCGATTTAATATAAGACCAGATCAAATCGATCATGTTGTTTTTGGTGAAAATCCTTATCAAAAATTTATTTCAAGATTTGACACATTCTTCAAGCATGATCTTTTTAATATTTCTCAATTTATTTCTCTTTCAAAAAAGTGGCTTGGGTCTAATCTTTGGAGTATTAAGCGCATAGCTGAGTTTCTTAATATATCTATCGATAAGATTAGTTACATAGACCACCACTTAGCACATCACTATAGCGCATACTACCAGAGTAATTTTGATAACGCTTACTCTTTGGTACTCGATTCAATTGGGCAAGATCAATCACTCTCACTATATAAAAATGATGTACTAGTTAAATCTATATCTTTTGAAAATAGTATATGTTATCTCTACTCCCTTGTTACAAACTGGTTGGGTTTCTCTCCAAATAGTTCTGAGTGTACAACCATGGCACTAAGTTCATTTGGAAAACAATTGAAAAATAATCCTTTTTCAAAAATAGTCACTTTTAAAGATGGTGACATTCTTATTGACTCAAGTGTTATTAACTTGAAGTCATTAAATGCTAAAGCTCATATAAAACAACTAGAAAAATTCTTAGGCGTCTCGAGAAATTCTTCACAGAAAATTAATCTCTCGTGTTTTAATACTTCTAATGAACACTTCACCTATGCCGATTATGCTCTTGCGATACAAGAGGTTTTTGAGGAGATGATAATCTCTTTCATAAATTTTCATTGTCAGGATGATAATATTTCTAATCTTTGTATTTCTGGTGGTGGAGCGCAGAACTGTAAGCTCATAAGAAAAATTCGTGAAAATTCGAAGTTTAAGAATATTTTTATCCCACAAGCCCCTGGGGATGCTGGACTCGCACTTGGAGCAGCACTTTCAAAATCAGGAAAGATTGGTAACGATTCTGCTTTAAATTTCTATCTCGGAAGTTATGTTGAAATCGATGAGGTCAAAGATGTTTTGTCTTCTCTAGATAGTAAGGATATTTCAAACTACAGCAGTGAAAATAATCAATATTCTTCCTTAGAAATATTGGAGCTGACAGAAAGTGAACGTGCCGTGTTCTTAGCAGAGCAAGTCAACAACGACAAGATTGTTGCGCTCGTTAATGGACAAGCCGAGTTTGGGCCTCGTGCACTTGGAGCAAGATCTATTATTTGCAGAAGTGACTCTATAGAACTCGCGAAAAAGATTAGTACACAGATAAAGAAACGTGCCCCATATCGTCCGTACGCGATATCTCTTACCGAAGATAAAGCTCGAGAAATATTAGTCGACAAAAATTTCGACTCAACTTTTTACGGTATGCAAACGGACGCACTCGTAAAAAGTGAATATCACTCCCTCGTTTGTGGTGCCATACACATCGACAAAACAACTAGGCCTCAACTTACAAAGAAAGGCTTTTACCATGATCTCATCTCTCAAACTAAGAATCAGATTGTTCTAAATACATCTCTGAATGAAAGTGGTTATCCCTTATGTAAGTCTTCTAAAGAGGCACTTTTACTTTTTTTAAAAACCCCTATTGATATTATCTTATTAGATAATTTGATTGTGATTAAAAAATGA
- a CDS encoding ferritin-like domain-containing protein, with protein MSNIKESTPSHIKKRLLLQALEERQHATIFKRILIDSSLSPFLYESPTRSIYFNENNPERFTRLCEIGEADALKKFIHIHRHTKNAELKRGLHQIIKDEIQHAGSHKSADIKDKLFWFRYKYSNIGNQVAGQLISLLLVIIYLVILPYSLLVFLSKRVIR; from the coding sequence ATGTCCAACATTAAAGAATCAACACCAAGCCATATAAAAAAGAGACTTCTTCTTCAAGCACTAGAGGAAAGACAGCACGCAACAATTTTCAAAAGAATATTGATAGATAGCTCCCTATCGCCTTTTCTTTATGAGTCACCGACAAGGTCAATCTATTTTAACGAGAATAATCCTGAAAGATTCACAAGGCTTTGCGAAATTGGCGAAGCGGATGCTCTCAAAAAGTTCATTCATATTCATCGACACACTAAGAATGCAGAACTCAAGCGCGGGCTACATCAAATAATTAAAGACGAAATTCAACACGCTGGAAGCCATAAGAGTGCTGATATAAAGGATAAACTATTCTGGTTTCGATACAAATATTCAAATATTGGGAATCAAGTTGCTGGTCAATTAATAAGTCTTTTATTAGTTATTATTTATCTTGTCATTCTTCCATATTCACTACTGGTTTTCCTAAGTAAGAGAGTGATAAGATGA
- a CDS encoding glycosyltransferase family 9 protein: MKRHHLEKYARVLLTLDKIWLPMSKLSSFLKKNKKLKNNVLVLKLYEKGALALVSPLIHELENQGDDEVYFATLDLNEDALIFLPSIKRENIFLFNTTSFIKFIVSLFKYVMWSKSLGFKAVFNLDIFSNVSNVIMNFSFAGRRYRINQDDSDQSLAYNSKVHIYEHYSKLFNKYLKVESYLPSYPELFKETKEKIISLYLNTNDPLWQRSWTYQNWISLIERCESYYGDEYEIKVFAPYVEHDAIFLKYFSKYYQPTESLNLLMQKIAASTVFVTTDCGPSHFSAFCNTKTITLFGPESSSFFGSLSSHNTNISSEAPCSPCFNQYNKCISSCEDNVCMKNITVDRVMEYIRQSVGAYNVSA, encoded by the coding sequence ATGAAAAGACATCATCTAGAAAAATATGCAAGAGTGCTACTAACTTTAGATAAGATATGGCTTCCTATGTCTAAGTTATCGTCTTTCTTAAAAAAAAATAAAAAATTGAAGAATAATGTCTTAGTCCTGAAACTATACGAAAAGGGTGCGTTGGCACTAGTTTCACCTTTAATACATGAATTAGAGAATCAGGGTGATGATGAAGTATATTTTGCAACTCTCGACCTCAATGAAGATGCTCTTATATTTCTTCCATCTATAAAGAGAGAAAATATTTTTCTTTTTAATACAACGTCTTTCATAAAATTTATAGTTTCTCTTTTTAAATATGTTATGTGGTCGAAAAGTCTAGGCTTTAAGGCCGTGTTTAATTTAGATATTTTTTCAAATGTTAGTAATGTAATAATGAACTTTAGTTTCGCAGGTAGACGCTATAGGATAAATCAAGATGATTCTGACCAATCTCTAGCCTATAATTCGAAAGTTCATATATATGAGCATTATTCAAAACTATTTAACAAATATCTAAAAGTAGAGAGTTACCTGCCAAGTTATCCTGAGCTATTTAAGGAAACTAAAGAAAAGATTATATCTTTGTATTTAAATACAAACGATCCTCTTTGGCAGAGATCATGGACATATCAAAATTGGATAAGCTTGATTGAAAGATGTGAAAGTTACTACGGCGATGAATATGAAATTAAAGTATTTGCTCCATATGTAGAGCATGATGCTATTTTTCTGAAATATTTTTCCAAATATTATCAACCAACAGAGAGTTTGAATTTGTTGATGCAGAAAATTGCTGCTAGCACAGTATTTGTAACGACGGATTGTGGACCATCGCACTTTTCAGCCTTCTGTAATACTAAGACGATTACGCTCTTCGGTCCTGAGTCTTCAAGTTTTTTTGGTAGCTTGTCTTCGCATAATACGAATATCTCGAGTGAGGCGCCGTGTTCACCTTGCTTTAATCAATACAATAAATGCATAAGTAGTTGTGAAGATAATGTTTGCATGAAGAATATTACAGTCGATAGAGTTATGGAATATATTAGACAATCTGTAGGAGCATATAATGTTAGCGCGTAG
- a CDS encoding glycosyltransferase family 2 protein, which translates to MSTNIDLSIVVPFLNEELVLNSFFENAFKKLESSQISFEIIGVDNGSIDSSYEIAQRFPVKLVKEKMRGYGAALKRGFIESRGQYIAYLDCDGSYTIEDLIALYQEIREKGSDKVIGTRINDKSESKAMPLLHRYVGTPMLNLLCFIRHGLRTNDVNSGLRVFRSSILKKMSLSSDGMEFASEFLIKCYRSNFQIHEVPISYGRGFSTSRRPHLRPLRDGCRHFLMILKS; encoded by the coding sequence ATGAGTACTAATATTGATCTCTCGATAGTTGTACCATTTTTGAATGAAGAGTTAGTTTTGAATTCTTTTTTTGAGAATGCATTTAAAAAGCTAGAATCATCTCAGATCTCGTTTGAGATTATTGGCGTCGACAATGGATCAATTGATTCATCTTACGAAATTGCACAGAGATTCCCAGTTAAATTGGTTAAAGAAAAAATGCGTGGATATGGTGCTGCACTAAAACGAGGTTTTATCGAAAGTCGTGGCCAGTATATTGCTTATCTTGATTGTGATGGGAGTTATACAATTGAAGATCTTATTGCTTTATATCAAGAGATTAGAGAAAAAGGGTCTGATAAAGTCATTGGTACTCGAATCAATGATAAGTCCGAAAGTAAAGCGATGCCTCTCTTGCACCGCTATGTTGGAACACCGATGTTAAATTTATTGTGTTTCATTAGGCATGGGCTAAGAACAAATGATGTTAACTCAGGTCTTCGAGTGTTTCGCTCAAGTATTCTTAAGAAAATGAGTTTGAGTAGCGATGGGATGGAGTTTGCTTCAGAGTTCTTAATTAAGTGCTATCGAAGTAATTTTCAAATACATGAAGTCCCAATCTCTTATGGTAGGGGCTTTTCTACATCTAGACGCCCACATCTTAGGCCACTTCGTGATGGTTGTAGACACTTCTTGATGATTCTTAAGTCATAG
- a CDS encoding radical SAM protein encodes MKISQNDLIYFIRLDRDASRRVVEPRHLHPALDIKYSMELLSEFNKEYHDQWIDMLSEEELIAKVVKSGCRIAIIRATSFCFEESLSLSKKLQKNNIITIAIGQQTTQLLKISESLATDSYRYILHGETEIAVRDLIVELTKCDDDNELKSKYFEKFKSNYYHIVEKPEELPLLTFTQQEHRSYPFPFPVRGGFFKKWAYLLSAWGCPHKCDFCTLLVRKSTGDNLRRRSPERVVEDIENLVRQGADFIVIEDDTFFCNRNHLRTICRLIIDKKIKISWMCNARIDEIDEESLALAKEAGLKLVKVGIETGSPRVIEKLGKCKSGTTWLENISTSFKLFEQYEVGAIGLFMVATPGEEIEDFRQTVELLRTINPDYIQVQIFTPYPDIKYYKEVENFVNSEKSFYHYKVPEVKLSKITEYTESEMQNLLYRRFYLNPRYIYRHLRYCWRYYTNASYVRMLTRKLFEKFSDILRIKNYEA; translated from the coding sequence ATGAAGATATCTCAAAATGATCTCATATATTTCATACGTTTAGACAGGGACGCCTCGAGAAGAGTTGTCGAACCTCGACATCTGCACCCAGCTTTAGATATCAAATATTCAATGGAACTACTCTCTGAATTTAATAAAGAATATCATGATCAGTGGATAGATATGCTTTCAGAAGAAGAGTTAATTGCTAAAGTTGTGAAGTCTGGATGTCGTATTGCTATAATTCGAGCTACATCATTTTGTTTTGAGGAATCTTTATCACTAAGTAAGAAACTTCAAAAAAATAATATCATTACTATTGCTATTGGCCAGCAAACAACCCAGTTATTAAAAATTTCAGAATCATTAGCTACTGATTCATATCGTTATATTTTACACGGTGAAACTGAGATTGCAGTTAGAGATTTGATAGTCGAACTTACAAAGTGCGATGATGATAATGAACTTAAGTCTAAGTACTTTGAAAAATTTAAATCTAATTACTACCATATAGTTGAAAAACCTGAAGAACTTCCACTTTTAACTTTTACACAACAGGAGCATCGTTCATATCCTTTTCCATTTCCTGTAAGAGGTGGTTTCTTCAAGAAATGGGCATATCTATTGTCTGCTTGGGGTTGTCCGCATAAATGTGATTTTTGCACTTTGCTCGTTAGAAAGTCTACTGGTGACAATTTGAGAAGACGTTCACCAGAGCGAGTCGTTGAAGATATCGAAAATCTTGTAAGGCAAGGTGCAGATTTTATTGTTATTGAAGACGATACATTTTTTTGCAATCGAAATCATTTACGAACTATTTGTCGATTAATTATAGATAAAAAGATCAAAATCTCATGGATGTGCAATGCACGAATTGATGAGATTGATGAGGAATCGCTAGCTCTGGCAAAAGAAGCGGGACTCAAACTTGTTAAGGTTGGAATTGAGACAGGAAGCCCCCGTGTAATTGAGAAACTAGGTAAATGTAAGAGTGGCACTACATGGTTGGAGAATATTTCTACATCATTTAAGCTCTTCGAACAATATGAAGTTGGAGCAATCGGACTTTTTATGGTTGCGACACCAGGTGAAGAAATTGAAGATTTTAGACAAACTGTTGAATTGTTAAGGACGATAAACCCTGATTATATTCAAGTTCAAATTTTCACGCCTTACCCTGATATTAAATATTATAAGGAAGTTGAAAACTTCGTAAATTCTGAGAAAAGCTTTTATCATTATAAAGTGCCAGAAGTTAAGTTATCTAAGATTACAGAGTATACCGAGAGTGAAATGCAAAATCTCTTGTATCGTCGTTTCTATTTAAATCCTAGATATATTTATCGTCATCTAAGATACTGTTGGCGTTATTATACAAACGCTAGCTATGTAAGAATGTTGACGCGAAAGCTTTTTGAAAAGTTTAGCGATATCTTAAGAATAAAAAATTATGAAGCCTAG
- a CDS encoding DUF5989 family protein: MKNILSYARHLFSALLKQVHKDKKWFLLPILIILLLTSILIVILKISSPVLPFIYPLF, encoded by the coding sequence ATGAAAAATATACTAAGCTATGCTCGACACTTATTTTCGGCACTATTAAAACAAGTACACAAAGACAAGAAGTGGTTTCTTCTACCAATACTGATCATCTTACTGTTAACCTCTATTTTGATAGTGATTTTAAAAATTTCATCACCTGTACTACCATTTATTTACCCGCTCTTTTAA
- a CDS encoding radical SAM/SPASM domain-containing protein, which produces MKPSTYYQLIRWHVLSWFVPQKISRRSPYKLMIQLTNLCNSKCKNCLIWTHEVNKNPDYKEVSVDEIAHVMSELKNDLFWVAFTGGEPTLKKAEIFELLKRAVEICPRMRVVAFTTNGLKPNDALEIALEIRKYNLDSIVTISMDGDEKTHDHIRGIKGNYQLALETYKLLRDHGVKVHYGLTVGKLNHDYIKEHYQNDGKNIKAITFTHMNGIYSYSGDVNSSRILDSLNIIMKSYKVEKLHEIIEFIYLKISKKFFIKKMRKNIIPCSVMKSTIDIMADGEVVPCMFLPKISDAQDFKKEMLFSEKGQKIIDDIKREKCPKCWMNCYAPHSIIEHPVKSVIQAVIN; this is translated from the coding sequence ATGAAGCCTAGTACTTACTATCAACTTATTAGATGGCATGTTTTATCTTGGTTTGTTCCTCAAAAAATTAGTCGCCGATCACCATATAAATTAATGATTCAGTTAACAAATCTTTGTAATTCAAAGTGTAAAAACTGTCTTATATGGACACATGAAGTGAATAAGAATCCAGACTATAAGGAAGTTAGTGTGGATGAGATTGCCCATGTCATGTCCGAACTCAAAAATGATCTATTCTGGGTTGCCTTCACAGGAGGGGAGCCTACATTAAAAAAAGCTGAGATTTTTGAGCTTCTAAAAAGGGCAGTTGAAATATGTCCTCGCATGCGAGTGGTTGCTTTTACCACTAACGGTCTCAAGCCAAATGATGCGCTAGAGATCGCATTAGAAATTAGAAAGTATAATCTTGATAGTATTGTGACAATAAGTATGGATGGTGATGAAAAGACCCATGATCATATTAGGGGTATTAAAGGAAATTATCAGTTGGCACTTGAGACGTATAAGTTACTCAGAGATCATGGAGTAAAAGTTCACTACGGACTGACTGTGGGAAAATTAAATCATGATTATATCAAAGAACATTATCAGAATGACGGAAAGAACATTAAGGCCATTACGTTTACCCATATGAATGGTATTTATTCATATAGTGGAGATGTTAACTCGTCTCGTATACTTGATAGTCTTAATATTATTATGAAGAGCTATAAAGTCGAAAAATTACATGAAATCATTGAATTTATTTATCTGAAAATTTCAAAGAAATTTTTTATAAAAAAAATGAGAAAAAATATTATTCCATGCTCCGTGATGAAATCTACAATAGATATTATGGCCGATGGTGAAGTTGTACCATGTATGTTCTTACCAAAAATAAGCGATGCTCAAGATTTTAAAAAAGAAATGTTGTTCTCGGAAAAAGGACAGAAGATTATTGATGATATAAAGAGAGAAAAGTGTCCTAAGTGTTGGATGAATTGCTACGCACCTCACTCAATTATCGAGCATCCAGTAAAATCAGTTATACAGGCGGTTATTAATTAA
- a CDS encoding radical SAM protein, which translates to MLIKNLMTFLNLKSSKIRKKSSKYIPIVNLDVIDSCTSKCKTCHIWKHDNPVAVTFEEYKKLLAELGEFKTQIISIGGGEPLLRNDICNIIKESKRNGFSVHMNSSLVGISKSQIDQLIDAGLDFIHVSIDHFEKDKYHEIRGINALDHVLGNLNYLVSKNIEVGINVVISKLNILDIDRILEWCLKQKVQKVQFILAKNTLQQNDMSDSEFQEYALADNEILVIKEKLLAFQTAAEKIGVLSNSSMFLENLIEVNRERRLIPCYVGRATVTIDPFGFVRTCYAYPSKLSIKNSTLKDILLSKSYERDLANVDMCKKACHDVGSAEISIRMNLRYSILNIKKVILEVVRYTR; encoded by the coding sequence ATGCTAATTAAGAACTTAATGACATTTCTCAATTTAAAATCAAGTAAGATTAGAAAGAAAAGTTCTAAGTATATTCCGATTGTTAATCTTGATGTTATTGATAGCTGCACATCAAAATGTAAAACGTGCCATATATGGAAGCATGATAATCCCGTAGCGGTTACATTTGAGGAATACAAAAAACTTCTGGCCGAATTAGGAGAGTTTAAAACTCAAATCATCTCAATAGGTGGAGGAGAACCCTTACTTAGAAATGATATTTGTAATATTATAAAAGAATCTAAGAGAAATGGGTTTAGCGTTCATATGAACTCAAGTTTAGTCGGTATATCTAAATCACAAATCGATCAACTGATCGATGCAGGATTAGACTTTATCCATGTTTCGATTGATCATTTTGAAAAAGATAAATACCATGAAATTCGTGGAATAAATGCACTTGATCATGTTCTTGGAAATCTAAACTATCTAGTCTCTAAAAATATAGAAGTAGGTATCAATGTTGTCATCAGTAAGCTCAATATATTAGATATTGATAGAATACTCGAATGGTGTCTAAAACAGAAAGTTCAAAAAGTGCAATTCATATTGGCTAAAAATACACTCCAGCAAAATGACATGAGTGATAGCGAGTTTCAAGAATATGCTTTAGCAGATAATGAAATTCTAGTAATAAAAGAGAAATTGCTCGCATTTCAAACTGCAGCAGAAAAAATTGGTGTACTGTCTAACTCCAGCATGTTCTTGGAAAATCTCATCGAAGTGAATAGGGAGAGGAGATTAATTCCGTGCTATGTGGGAAGGGCCACAGTGACAATCGATCCTTTTGGGTTTGTGAGAACTTGTTATGCATACCCATCAAAATTATCGATCAAAAATTCAACACTAAAAGATATATTACTAAGTAAGTCTTACGAGAGGGACTTAGCTAATGTCGATATGTGCAAGAAGGCTTGTCACGATGTTGGAAGTGCTGAGATTAGTATTCGCATGAATCTAAGGTATTCGATACTAAACATTAAAAAAGTTATTTTAGAAGTTGTGAGATATACAAGATGA